CTCATCGCTTCATAGCGCGATGGAAACACGAAGGCGTCGACCGAATGCATCAGCACCGGCATCTCTTTCACGAGACCGAGAAAATGCACGCGATGCGCGATGCCCAGCGCCTTCGCTTCTTCCGGGTACGGGCTGCCCGGCAGGAAACCCGCCACCGCGATCTGCACGTGCTCGGGCAGATGCTTGAGCGCGGCAAGCACGGTGCCGAGGTTCTTGCGTGGCGTGCGCAGGTCGCCCACGAACAGCAGCAGGAACGCGTCCTTCGGCAAGCCGAATTTGTCGCGATCGCCCGTGGCCGCGGCGAAGCCTTGCGTATCCACGCCGTTGTAAATCACGTCGACACGGTTATCGGGCGTGAGGCCGATCGCGTGGATCTCGTCGGCGACCTTTTGCGACACCGCCGTGATCACCTTCGAGCGCCGGTAGGCCCAGCGTTCGAGCAGCGCATTGCAGCGCGTATAGACCGACTGATACGCGGACCACACGCCCTTGGTGAGCCCGAACGGGTAGTACTTGCTACCGAACCAGCCGCTATGCACGAAGTGCGAGGTGTTGACGTCGGCGGGCACCCACGTGATGAAGCCGTTCACGTGCAGCACGTCGTACTCGCGGCGATGCGCGCGCAGCCACATCGCACTCTTGAACGCGAACACCTGCTGGCGCAGCAGATTGGTCGGCCACCAGCGGCCGATTTTCATCGGCACCCAGCGGACGTTCGGATGCGCGAGCAGATCCGGCGCGACGTGCGAGGCGACCAGCGTGACGCCGATGTTCTCGTCGAGAGCCGCGCGCGCGATCTCGTGGTTGACGCGCCCCTGGCCGTCGTTATGGCGCACGACGTGCGTGACAATGGCGACTCTCAATCAGTGCCTCCGTGGAAAAATAGCGTGCGTCTGCGGTTTATCTTCTCGTAATGAACCGCGGAAAGGATCGAAAAAACACTCATGAACAGCAGCAGTCCGCCCGTGCCGACCAGCGAGTTGGTGAACACGAGCATCGCGAAGGTCGCGAGACTCAGGCTCATGCAGGCGGAGACGAATTTGTCGTTGCGCAGCTTGAAGGACGCCAGCACCGAACGCGTGACCAGCCAGATGATTCCGGACATGTAGAGCAGCGTGCCGGGCCAGCCGAGCACGAACGGAATGTTCATCACGCCGCTGTCGAAGTTGCCGTACTGGCCGAGCTGGCCGCCGTCGTTCGAGAGCTTGGTGGAGGTGCCGGTGGCGCCCATGCCTTCGCCGGACACGTCGGTAAAGGCCGTTTTGGCGAAGGTCGCGTAGAACTCGTTACGCGCGGCGTAGCTCTGGTCGTCGTTCAGGTTGACGATGGTGGTCAGGCGCGCCTGCATCCGCTCGGCCACCGGGCCGACGGCAAGCAGCGGCACGCATAGCCCCGCCAACAACACAGCGCTGGCGACGATGCGCACCCGCACCTTGTTGTTCGATTTGACGAGCTGGATCAGCAGCGCGATGACCCAGCCGCCCCACGTCGAGCGCACGAGGCTCAGCGCGAACGCGAAAAAGCCCAGCGCCGCCGCAATCCAGCGCACGCGATGCGTGGCCGCCATGACGAAGACCATCGCGCCCATCATCGCGAACGCGAACGGTCCGGACGAATTCATCGTGCTGAACACGCGCACGCCCATCGGCACGGGGTCGCCTTGCGAGTTCATTTGCGAACCGAGCATCCATAGCGCGTCCCACGGCGGCATGATGAAGAACTGCACCAGGCCGTAGCCGCCCATCGCCAGCATGCCCCAGATGAACGTATTGACGATGGTGTCGCGGTACTGCGGATACTGGCGCGTATTCGCCATGATGTGAAAGCCGATCAGGATCGGATACAGCCAGTTCGCGAGGTCGTAGGTGGCCGCGAGCGGGCCGCTCGACATCACGCCGACGAGGAACGCATAGATGAGGCCGAGCAGGATCAGCAGCACGGGCAGGCCGCGCCGTTGCGCCAGCAGTTTGTAGTAGCGCAGCAGCGACAGCGCGCTGATCATCGTCACCGCGAGCGGCGCGACCTGGATCAGGCTGGTCGGCGTGAACGATCCCTTGGACCAGTCGGCCAGACGCCGCACTTCCGGGCTCAGGAACCACAGCCACCACATGAAGCCGATGTAGCGCGCCGGGCTCTTGAAGTACAGCCACAGGCCCGTCAGGATCGCGAGCACCGGAAACCCGAGCGTGAGCACGGTACCCTGATGCGCGCCGATCAACAGCGTCGTGACGAACCACAGCAAAGCCTCCGGCAGCCATTCCTTGCGGCCGCGGGACGGCGCCCGCCCGCGGCCGTTCACGCTATCGGCGCTTCGCGCAATCGTCGACATCGTTCAGAAACCTCCGCGCGACTGGCGCGCCGGCCGCTCGGACTCGGCCACGCCCGCTGCCGTTGCCATGCCGGCCGCCGCGCGCCCGCGCGACGCGGCCCGCGCGCGCAGCATCTCCTGGGTGATCCGCACATGCTGCATGGCGTAGTGCTGCGTGGTCAGATCGCGCGACAGCAGGCCGGCGGCGGCCGCTTGTGCCTGACGCAGCGCGTCCATAGGCGCGGCGGCGAGCTGGTCCACCGCTTCGCGCAACGCCTGCGGATTGAACGGCGGGATATACGACGCTTCGCCCGCCGGAAAATAATCCTGCAAGGCGCCGACATCGGTGACCACCATCGGCTTGCCGACCGCCGCCGCTTCGAGCATCACGGTGATGCCCGAGGCGTGCGAATTCGGCCGCAAGGGCACGACGATCACATCGGCCCAGTCGTACAGTTCGTGTTGCTTCCTGATGCCGGAGAACAGCGCGATCTCGACGTTCGGCGCGCGCAGCGACGCGGGAATCCGGCGCCGTGTCGCGAGCTTCACCGTGTAACGCGCGTCGTTGCCGAACGCCTTGATAAGCGTCTCCCAATCGCGGTCGCGGTCGTTGCCGATCGCGGCGATGCGGATCGGCGTGTGCGGCGTCCATTCGCTCGGCGTCCGGACCGGAAAGTCGCGCGTGTTCAGGCCATAAAGCAACGGCTTGGCATCGCGGTCGAAATAGCGCTCGCACAGCTCGGCGTTTTCGCTGGCGAGCGTGGTGAGCTGATCGGCGCGCGTCATCAGCTTGCGATACAGCCAGCTGCGCAGAACGCCGTAGGAAGGCCATTTATCGAGCAGCCACACGCTTTGCGCGAGCAACAAGGGGGATGCCTCAGCGCCCGACTTGCGACCGCTCAGCAGCAGCATGAGCGCCGCCGACAGCCATTCCTGTTCGGTATGCGTCCAGATCACATCCGAGCGCAGCATCTCGGCGCGATTGCGCCACGTATGGATGAAGTCGAACCCCAGCGCCGCCTTCAGCGCGCGGCGCAGCAGGCGCACCGGCTTGCCTTCGCGGGCGTCCTGCGAATAGGTGAGCTTGAACGCGTCGGATTCCGCGTGGTGATAACCATACAGACAACCAATGTCGTCGCCCTGGCGATAAAAGCGCGGGTCCGCGCCGTAAAACAGATGAACGTGAACTTTCGTACTCATGCAGACACTCCGCTCTGCCGGTGGAAAGGGGCATCGGCGGCCCTGACGCTGGCCATGCGCCGATGCGCGAACGTGCGGGACGTGGGACGCGACGTAGCGATCACGCGGCGCGCGACAGCGCGCGACGCGCCTCGTGCGCGCCGCTGCGCACGGCGCGCCAGCGCGTCAGCTGCAGGCCGGCCCGCTTCGAGAGCAGCGCGAGCGCCGCATGCGTGAGACCCGGATAGACCCGCGTGCCGACCAGCGTCCACCACCACCACGCCGTTTCGCGGTGCAGCGGCGGCAACTGGTCGCGCAGGATCAGATGGAAATTGAACGCGGCGTTGCGCAAGGCGGCCATGGTTTGCGCGTCGCGCCGGTCGTCGTCGAAACGCTCGGCGGGAAAGTGATCGACCGCCACGCGCGGGTCGTACATCAGCTTCCAGCCGGCGTTCTTCACGGCGAGGCTGAAGGCCATGTCGTTGTGAACCTGCGCGCCGGCGCCGCGCAGACGCGCGTCGAAGCGGATGGTGCGCACCGCCTCGCGGCGGTAGCTCATATTCGCGCCCTTCAGAATGTCGACTTCGCGCGCGCCGCCCACGCCCAGATGATGATTGCCGATGATCTTGCCGTGTGCCGTGACCTTGCCCACCAGCGGCCGTTCGCCGTCCAGCACGCGGCCTTTCTCGTGCACCCAGTCGCGTCCGCCGAGCGCGCCGAGGCGTGCGTCGCCGGCGAAAGCGGCGGCGATGCGTTCGACCCAGTCGGCGTGCGGCGCGGCGTCGTCGTCGGTGATCGCGATCACGTCGCCGCGCGCCGCATCCAAGCCGCGATTCAGCGCCGCGACCTGGCCGGGCACTTCGACCAGCGCCACTGAGAGCGCCAGCGCGCCCGGCACGGCCGGATCGCGCAGACACGCGTGGGTCGCTTCGTCGTCGGCGCGCGCCACCACCACTACTTCGTCGGGCAGCCGCGACTGCCGTTGCAGCGCGGCGAGGCAGCGCGCCAGATCGGCCGGGCGGCGGTAAGTCGGAACCAGTACCGTCACTTTCATCGAGATGTCCTTTTTAATCGTCGTTGCGCGAGGTTCGGAATGCATCCGCAAACTCGCCGCCTCAGGTGCTCAGATACTCCTGCACCGCCGCGTAGCCACGGTCGTAGCCGCCGCGCGAGCGGGCCGGCATGCCGTTGAAAATGCCGCCCTGCACATGCACGCCGGCCGCGCGCAGACGCTTCAACGCATCGTTGATCTCGCCTTCGCTGTGCACGCCCGAGCGCATCACGAAGAAGGTCGAACCGGCATACGCGCCGATGATCGACGCATCGGTCACGGCCAGCACCGGCGGCGTGTCGATGATGATCACGTCATAGCGCTTGGCGAGGCCCTCGAGGTATTGCTGCAGGCGCGGCGACATCAGCAGTTCCGACGGATTCGGCGGACGGCGGCCGCACGAGATGAAGCTCAGGCCGTCGACCTGCGAGCTGCGGATCGCTTCTTCCAGCGAAATCTGGCCGCTCAGCAATTCGGACAGGCCGTTATCCGGCGCACCGCCCAGATAGCGTTCGAGCACGCCGCGGCGCATGTCGCCGTCGATCATCAGCACGCGCTTGCCGGAATTCGCGAGCAGCACCGCCAGGTTCACCGTCAGGAAGCTCTTGCCGACGCCGGCCATCGGACCGGTCAGCATGACGATGCGGTTCTTCGCGTCGAGCAGCGTGAACTGCATGGAGGTGCGCAGGCTGCGCAGACTTTCGACCGTGACGTCCTTGGGCCGCGCATTGGCCAGCACCGAGCGCAGGCGTTCGCCGCCGCGCTGGAAGCTGGCTTCGAGCACGCCCTGCTCGGCGGAGAGCGGCACGAGGCCGAACACCGGCAGATGGAACGCACGTTCGATGTGATCGGGATCGTCGATACCCTTGAACATATTGCGGCGCAGGAACACGAAGCCGGTGCCCGCTATCAGCCCGAGAATCACCGCCGCCGACAGGATCAGCGCCTTCTTCGGCTTGACCGGCACGCCCGGGCGCAGCGCGGCGTCGACGATATGCACGTTGCCGCCGGTGCCGGCCTTCTGCACGGACAGTTCCTGCACGCGGTTGAGCAGCAGCACGTAGATGTCTTCCGCCACCTTCGCGTCGCGCTGCAGCTGCACGGCCTTCACCTCGGTGGCGGGCAGATCGCGGAAGCGGTCGGCGTATTTGGCGCGTTGCGCCTGCAACTCGGCCATCTGCTCACGCGCGGCCACGAGCATCGGATGGTCGTCGCCGTAACGCTCGGTGAGCTGCGCCATCTGCAGGCGCAAGCCGGCGATCTGCTGCTCGTACTGCACGCTGCCTTCGAGGTAGACCTTGGCCTCGTCGCTCGCGTTGATCGAGCCGGACTGGCGCTGATACGCGGTCAGGGCGGCCTCGGCGCGTTCGAGATCGGACTTCAGGCGCGGCTCCTCGCTCGTCAGGAAGTCGAGCATCTTGCTCGCGTCGGCCTGCTTGTTCAGCACGTGCTGGCGCACATACGACTGCGCCAGCGCGTTGGCGACCAGCGCGGCATGTTCAGGGCTCTTGTCTTCCAGCGAGATCTGGATCACGCCGGTCTGCTTGCCCTGCTCCTGCACCGTGATGGCCGACTGGAACGCGGAGATCGCGTCGAGGTCGTTGGCGCGCATCACCGTGAATTCCTCGCCTGGCCGCGCGACCAGCTTGTTGACCATGATGGTCACGCCGCCACCCTGCTCCTGCTGGCCGACCTGGCCGTGCAGCAGCAGCGAGCCGTTTTCGGCGTACAGGTTGTAGTGCTGGTCGTCAATCGCCTTCATGGTCAGCTTCTGACCTTCGAGCGCGGGGATCACGTCGATCGAATCGACGTCGGCCTCTTCACCGCCCCATGCGTACGACGACAGCCCCAGCCACGGACGCGCCGGCTGACCCGGCGTCGCCATGCGCGCGGCGATGCTGCCCAGCAGCGGCAGCGTCTTCGGCGTGACGCTGAAGTTCAGCTTCAGCTGCTGGACGACCGGGCCGACCACGCCGCGGCTCTTGATGATTTCGATCTCGGCGTCGGTCGGCAGCGAGGTCGAGCCGGTGGTGATCGCCGCGCCGGTCTGCGTCTGCGTGAGCGCCTGCGACGTGTTGTCCGATTGCTCGACCCGCACATGCGCATCGGCCGAATAGATCGGCTTGGCGAGAAAACAGTAGGCGCCGGCGATCCCGACGATCACGGCGGCGATGGCGATGAGCCACCAGATGTCGTCGAGGATCACCTGCACCAGTTGTCCGAGGACGACGTCCTCTTCTTCGGTCTTGATCGGACCGCCCATGTGTGGAGAGATTTGGTTGCTCACAATTCGCTTCCCGTATCGGTTACAGCGGTATTTGCTTCGGTCCCGCGCCGCGTCGATCACGGACGGCGCGGCGCGGGCCTGACGACGGCTCAGATTGCGGCTGACACGATCAGCGCGTCAGCTGTTTCAGGTAGAACAACGTCTGCACGGTCGGCAACACCTGCTGCAACACACGGTTGAAGGTGGTCGACGCGGCAGTGCCCACGTACACGACATCCAGCGGCTGCAGCTGGAACTGCGAGGACAGCATGATGGCGTCCGGCTGCGTCATGTCGAGGCGGTACACGTCCGGCGTGGTCGGGTGATCCTTCATGCCGCGCATCACGAAGATCTGGCGCGGATTGGCGTCGGTGTCGAGAATGCCGCCACCTTGCGTCAGCGCATCGGCGATCGTCATGCGACCTTTGATGATCGGCAACTGGATCGGCGTCTTCACTTCACCCATCACGAAGACGCGGCTGTCGGTGCGGTCCGGCACGTTGATCACGTCGCCGTTTTGCAGCATCACGTTCTGCGTGGTGTCGCCGCGATCGAGCATGCGGTCGGCGTCGAGTATGTAGAGTTTGTTGTTGCGCGTGAGACGCACTCGCTGAATGTCTGCGTCCGAGTTCGTGCCGCCCGAGCGCGTGATCGCGTCGACCAGCGTGAGCGGCACGTCGCTCACCGCGAGCGGGCCCGGCGTCTTCACTTCGCCGGTCACCTGCACCTTCTGGCCGCGATACGACAGCACGCGCACGTCGACCTGCGGATTGCGGATATAGCGCACGAGGCCGGAGCTCAACTGATCGCGCAACTCGCTGACGGTTTTGCCCGCGGCCCGAATACGGCCGACGAACGGGAAAAATATCGTGCCGTCGGCCGCGATGGTCTGGCCGTACGGATCGGCTTGCCCCGGCAGCGCGGCCGTGTACGGCTGCTGCAAGGCGCCGCCGATCGACTGCGTGGTGTTGCCGCCGGCGGACAGCGTGCTGCCCTGCGGCGTAGTCAGTTCAGGGTGGTCCCACACGGTGATGCCGAGAATGTCCTGCGGCGAAAGTCGGTACACGTACTGCGACGGATCGCTCACGGTCGAGGTCGGCAGCACTTGCGTTTTCGCGGCGGCAGCCTGCGCCTGCGCGGTCACGACGGCGGCATCGATCACATGGACCGGATAGGTCTCGGCGGGTTGGCTATCGTGCTGGCCGTCGTCTTTCAGCCGGGACGTATCGAGGTAATTGCCAGGTGCGGTGGCGCAGGCCGACAGAAAAGACGTCAGCAAAAGCGTGGCGGCAAGATTCGACTTGAAACCCGTCGACTTGCCATTCGCGAATGAGTGTGCAGCGAGTTTTTTCATCAGCATATTTTCTTCAGCCATCCCATGACCAGATGTTCGATGAGCACGAGACTCTCCCTATAAGCGGTTTCCGCACCGCCGTGCGGATCGGCGACGTCGGAATCCGCTTCCCACTTGCCGAGCGGATAGACCTTGCCGCGCGAGGCCGGGTCGAGCGCTTCGACGTCGCTCACCTGCGCGCGCTCGGTGACCAGCACCAGATCGGCGTCGCGCACGAGTTGCCGGTCGAGCCGCCGCGAGTAGTGGATGCCGGAGGCCACGCCCTGCTCGGCGAGCAGGCGTTGCATGACCGGGTCCATGGCGTGGCCGTTCATCGCCCGCAAGCCCGCCGAATGAAACGCGATCGGCGCCGCCTGCGAACGCGGCGCCGCGCGTTGCCGCGCCTTGAACAGCATTTCAGCGGCGGGCGAACGGCACACGTTTGCATGGCAGACGATCAGTACGTTGGCGAACATGGCGGGCTCCGTGATGAAGGCGTGTCGGTACGTTGGCGACGGATCAGCGGCCGGCTTCGGCCGCGTCCAGTGCTGCTTGCGCCTGCGCATGCGGCAAGCCGCTCGTGCCGACCTTCGCCGGCGCGATGCGCAGCGCGTGCTGACGGCCGATCGCGTGATACTCGATACCGAGTTCGAGCAGCGCGTCGGGTTCGTACAGGTTGCGGCCGTCGAAAATCAGCGGCGTCTTGAGGATCCGTTTGAGCGAGTCGAAGTCCGGGCTCTTGAACACCTTCCATTCGGTGAGGATCACCAGCGCGTCGGCGCCAACGGCCGCATCCATCTCTTCCTTCACGAACTCGAGGCGCGCGTGCTGTTGCGGCACGTCCTTCAGGTCCAGCGCGAACACGCGCTTCGATTCGTCGATGGCGACCGGGTCGTACGCTTTCACGCGCGCGCCGCGGCGCAGCAGTTCGGCGATCAGCGGACGGCTCGGCGCTTCGCGCATGTCGTCGGTGTTCGGCTTGAAGGCGAGGCCCCACACACCGAACGTGCGGTCCGACAGGTCTTCGCCCAGACGCGAGACGATCTTGTGCGCGAGTATTTTCTTCTGCGTGTCGTTGACCGCTTCGACCGCTTCGAGAATGCGCAGATTCGCCTTGTGATCGGCGGCCGTGCGGATCAGCGCCTGCACGTCCTTTGGAAAGCACGAGCCGCCATAACCGCAACCGGCATACAGGAAGTCGTAGCCGATGCGCGGATCGGAACCGATGCCGCGACGCACCGCCTCGATATCCGCGCCCACGCGGTCGGCCAGATTCGCGAGTTCGTTCATGTACGAAATGCGCGTGGCGAGCATGGCATTGGCCGCGTACTTGGTGAATTCGGCCGAGCGCACGTCCATGTACAGCGTGCGTTCGCGATTGCGGTTGAACGGCGCGTAGAGGCGCTTCATCAGGTCGCGCGCTTTTTCGCCGGGCACGTCCTCGTCGCAACCGAGCACGATGCGATCGGGGCGCGTGAAGTCTTCCACCGCCGCGCCTTCTTTCAGGAACTCGGGATTCGACACCACCGAGAACATATGAGCGGCGTTGCGCCCGGCCAGTTCGGCGGCGATCACTTCGCGCACGCGCGAGGCCGTGCCGACCGGCACCGTCGATTTGTCGACGATCACCTTGAAGCCCGTCATATGGCGGCCGATATTGCGCGCGGCGGCGAGCACATATTGCAGGTCGGCGGAGCCGTCTTCGTCGGACGGCGTGCCGACCGCGATGAACTGGATATCGCCATGCGCGACCGCGGCTTCGACGTCGGTCGAGAACTTCAGGCGGCCGGCCTTGCGATTGCGCGCGATGATCTCCTGCAGACCCGGTTCATGGATCGGCACGCCGCCGTTGTTGAGCACGTCGATCTTGCGCTGATCGACGTCGAGACAGAACACATCGTGGCCGATGTCGGCCAGACAAGCGCCCGTCACGAGGCCTACGTAGCCACTACCGATGATCGTCAGGTTCATGTATTGCACCTCGCAGAATTGAGTTGATTGGGGAATGAGCTTAGTAAGCGTTGCTGCCCACGAAACCCTTCCACAGCGTCAGCACGACGATCTTGATGTCGAGCCAGAAGGTCCAGTGCTGCATGTAGTACAGATCGAGCTTGACGCGGCCCATCATCTTTTCGATGCGGTCGGTTTCGCCGCGATAGCCGTTGATCTGCGCCCACCCGGTGATGCCCGGCTTGATCCGGTAGCGGTGCATGTAGCCCTTCACCAGATCCTTGTAGATGTCGTCGTGTTCGAGCGCATGCGGACGCGGGCCGACCACCGACATCTCGCCGCGCAGCACATTGATGAACTGCGGCAACTCGTCGAGACTGGTGCGCCGCAGGAACGCGCCGACCGCGGTGATGCGCGGATCGCGCCGCGTGGCCTGGGTGATCTTGCCGGCCTCTTCCTTGTGCATCCTCATCGAGCGGAATTTGTAGATCTCGAACTGATTGCCGTCGATGCCCTTGCGTTTTTGCCGGAAGAACACGGGGCCCGGCGAATTCACCTTCACGGCGGCGGCGATCACCAGCATCACCGGCGCGAGCGCGGTCAACGCGGCCAGCGCGAACAGGCGATCGAACACGCGTTTGGGCAGCACGCGCAGATCGGTGATCGGCGAGGCGGCCAGATTGATTGCCGGCACGCCGAGC
The nucleotide sequence above comes from Paraburkholderia sp. FT54. Encoded proteins:
- a CDS encoding polysaccharide biosynthesis/export family protein, whose product is MLMKKLAAHSFANGKSTGFKSNLAATLLLTSFLSACATAPGNYLDTSRLKDDGQHDSQPAETYPVHVIDAAVVTAQAQAAAAKTQVLPTSTVSDPSQYVYRLSPQDILGITVWDHPELTTPQGSTLSAGGNTTQSIGGALQQPYTAALPGQADPYGQTIAADGTIFFPFVGRIRAAGKTVSELRDQLSSGLVRYIRNPQVDVRVLSYRGQKVQVTGEVKTPGPLAVSDVPLTLVDAITRSGGTNSDADIQRVRLTRNNKLYILDADRMLDRGDTTQNVMLQNGDVINVPDRTDSRVFVMGEVKTPIQLPIIKGRMTIADALTQGGGILDTDANPRQIFVMRGMKDHPTTPDVYRLDMTQPDAIMLSSQFQLQPLDVVYVGTAASTTFNRVLQQVLPTVQTLFYLKQLTR
- a CDS encoding glycosyltransferase translates to MKVTVLVPTYRRPADLARCLAALQRQSRLPDEVVVVARADDEATHACLRDPAVPGALALSVALVEVPGQVAALNRGLDAARGDVIAITDDDAAPHADWVERIAAAFAGDARLGALGGRDWVHEKGRVLDGERPLVGKVTAHGKIIGNHHLGVGGAREVDILKGANMSYRREAVRTIRFDARLRGAGAQVHNDMAFSLAVKNAGWKLMYDPRVAVDHFPAERFDDDRRDAQTMAALRNAAFNFHLILRDQLPPLHRETAWWWWTLVGTRVYPGLTHAALALLSKRAGLQLTRWRAVRSGAHEARRALSRAA
- a CDS encoding polysaccharide biosynthesis tyrosine autokinase, encoding MGGPIKTEEEDVVLGQLVQVILDDIWWLIAIAAVIVGIAGAYCFLAKPIYSADAHVRVEQSDNTSQALTQTQTGAAITTGSTSLPTDAEIEIIKSRGVVGPVVQQLKLNFSVTPKTLPLLGSIAARMATPGQPARPWLGLSSYAWGGEEADVDSIDVIPALEGQKLTMKAIDDQHYNLYAENGSLLLHGQVGQQEQGGGVTIMVNKLVARPGEEFTVMRANDLDAISAFQSAITVQEQGKQTGVIQISLEDKSPEHAALVANALAQSYVRQHVLNKQADASKMLDFLTSEEPRLKSDLERAEAALTAYQRQSGSINASDEAKVYLEGSVQYEQQIAGLRLQMAQLTERYGDDHPMLVAAREQMAELQAQRAKYADRFRDLPATEVKAVQLQRDAKVAEDIYVLLLNRVQELSVQKAGTGGNVHIVDAALRPGVPVKPKKALILSAAVILGLIAGTGFVFLRRNMFKGIDDPDHIERAFHLPVFGLVPLSAEQGVLEASFQRGGERLRSVLANARPKDVTVESLRSLRTSMQFTLLDAKNRIVMLTGPMAGVGKSFLTVNLAVLLANSGKRVLMIDGDMRRGVLERYLGGAPDNGLSELLSGQISLEEAIRSSQVDGLSFISCGRRPPNPSELLMSPRLQQYLEGLAKRYDVIIIDTPPVLAVTDASIIGAYAGSTFFVMRSGVHSEGEINDALKRLRAAGVHVQGGIFNGMPARSRGGYDRGYAAVQEYLST
- a CDS encoding UDP-glucose/GDP-mannose dehydrogenase family protein codes for the protein MNLTIIGSGYVGLVTGACLADIGHDVFCLDVDQRKIDVLNNGGVPIHEPGLQEIIARNRKAGRLKFSTDVEAAVAHGDIQFIAVGTPSDEDGSADLQYVLAAARNIGRHMTGFKVIVDKSTVPVGTASRVREVIAAELAGRNAAHMFSVVSNPEFLKEGAAVEDFTRPDRIVLGCDEDVPGEKARDLMKRLYAPFNRNRERTLYMDVRSAEFTKYAANAMLATRISYMNELANLADRVGADIEAVRRGIGSDPRIGYDFLYAGCGYGGSCFPKDVQALIRTAADHKANLRILEAVEAVNDTQKKILAHKIVSRLGEDLSDRTFGVWGLAFKPNTDDMREAPSRPLIAELLRRGARVKAYDPVAIDESKRVFALDLKDVPQQHARLEFVKEEMDAAVGADALVILTEWKVFKSPDFDSLKRILKTPLIFDGRNLYEPDALLELGIEYHAIGRQHALRIAPAKVGTSGLPHAQAQAALDAAEAGR
- a CDS encoding low molecular weight phosphotyrosine protein phosphatase; protein product: MFANVLIVCHANVCRSPAAEMLFKARQRAAPRSQAAPIAFHSAGLRAMNGHAMDPVMQRLLAEQGVASGIHYSRRLDRQLVRDADLVLVTERAQVSDVEALDPASRGKVYPLGKWEADSDVADPHGGAETAYRESLVLIEHLVMGWLKKIC
- a CDS encoding glycosyltransferase, which produces MSTKVHVHLFYGADPRFYRQGDDIGCLYGYHHAESDAFKLTYSQDAREGKPVRLLRRALKAALGFDFIHTWRNRAEMLRSDVIWTHTEQEWLSAALMLLLSGRKSGAEASPLLLAQSVWLLDKWPSYGVLRSWLYRKLMTRADQLTTLASENAELCERYFDRDAKPLLYGLNTRDFPVRTPSEWTPHTPIRIAAIGNDRDRDWETLIKAFGNDARYTVKLATRRRIPASLRAPNVEIALFSGIRKQHELYDWADVIVVPLRPNSHASGITVMLEAAAVGKPMVVTDVGALQDYFPAGEASYIPPFNPQALREAVDQLAAAPMDALRQAQAAAAGLLSRDLTTQHYAMQHVRITQEMLRARAASRGRAAAGMATAAGVAESERPARQSRGGF
- a CDS encoding glycosyltransferase family 4 protein; the protein is MRVAIVTHVVRHNDGQGRVNHEIARAALDENIGVTLVASHVAPDLLAHPNVRWVPMKIGRWWPTNLLRQQVFAFKSAMWLRAHRREYDVLHVNGFITWVPADVNTSHFVHSGWFGSKYYPFGLTKGVWSAYQSVYTRCNALLERWAYRRSKVITAVSQKVADEIHAIGLTPDNRVDVIYNGVDTQGFAAATGDRDKFGLPKDAFLLLFVGDLRTPRKNLGTVLAALKHLPEHVQIAVAGFLPGSPYPEEAKALGIAHRVHFLGLVKEMPVLMHSVDAFVFPSRYEAMSLSLLEAMAAGLPVVTARTAGGAEIITPECGIVLDDPDDPKALARAVARLAGNHVERRAMGVAANELATGFGWARMAAQYIALYRQLAGQQQNRRRSEAEAAAVAKTDALTLNTLAGQKSAE
- a CDS encoding glucose-6-phosphate isomerase, producing the protein MSTIARSADSVNGRGRAPSRGRKEWLPEALLWFVTTLLIGAHQGTVLTLGFPVLAILTGLWLYFKSPARYIGFMWWLWFLSPEVRRLADWSKGSFTPTSLIQVAPLAVTMISALSLLRYYKLLAQRRGLPVLLILLGLIYAFLVGVMSSGPLAATYDLANWLYPILIGFHIMANTRQYPQYRDTIVNTFIWGMLAMGGYGLVQFFIMPPWDALWMLGSQMNSQGDPVPMGVRVFSTMNSSGPFAFAMMGAMVFVMAATHRVRWIAAALGFFAFALSLVRSTWGGWVIALLIQLVKSNNKVRVRIVASAVLLAGLCVPLLAVGPVAERMQARLTTIVNLNDDQSYAARNEFYATFAKTAFTDVSGEGMGATGTSTKLSNDGGQLGQYGNFDSGVMNIPFVLGWPGTLLYMSGIIWLVTRSVLASFKLRNDKFVSACMSLSLATFAMLVFTNSLVGTGGLLLFMSVFSILSAVHYEKINRRRTLFFHGGTD